The DNA sequence CAGAAATCATAAAAATGCCCGAAAAAACTTTAGCATCAGTTATTAATTTATCACCGAGAACCATTAGTAATTATCGTGACCAGAATAAAGATTTAGATCCTAATTATAGTGAGCATCTCCTAAAATTGATTAATTTATATAATCTAGGTGAGGAGATTTTTGGTTCATTAGAAGAGTTTACGCTTTGGCTTGCACGTCCCTTCTGGAACTCCGAGGAAAAACCGATTGATTTGATTAATACTTCTGGTGGGGTAGATTTGGTCGCTGAAGAAATAGAAAAATTGGCACAAGGATATCCTTTATAATGTTAGTTTACAGGATTGTACACGAGAAATATTCTAAAACTCTTTTCGCAAGTGGTTTAGAAGGACGCTGGAATAGTGAAGGTAAGAAAGTATTATATACAGCAGAAAGTATATCACTTGCTTATCTAGAAACCATGAATTTTAGAAAAGGATTTGGTTTTAATAATGATTTTAAAATCATGGTGATTCAGTTACCGACAATCGCTGATTGCTTAATAGTAGAAAGCTCTCATTTACCAAAAAGTTGGCGAGACTTTCGGAATTACCAAAATTGCCAAGAAATTGGAGATCAATGGTTTGATGCTGCAAAAGATCTTGCTTTGAAAGTACCTTCTGCAGTGGTACCCGAAAATTTTAATGTCGTAATTAACACGCTTCATCCTGCTTATAAAAAAGTTAAACTTATTGATATTCTTGGCTTTTATCCTGATGAGAGATTAGAACTTATTTTAAAAAAATATAAATAATTTGAAGATTATAGCTGTTATTCCCGCTCGTTATCAAGCCAGTAGGTTTCCTGGAAAGCTGATGCAGATTTTAGGTGAAAAAACCGTCATTGCAACGACTTACCAAAATGTGGTCGAAACGAAATTGTTTGATGAAGTTTTTGTCGCTACTGATTCCGAAATTATTTTTAATGAAATTAAGAATTTCGGTGGAAACGCGGTCATGACTGGTGAACACGAAACAGGAAGTGACCGAATTGCTGAAGCGGTAGAAAATATTGAGTGTGATATCGTGGTCAATGTTCAGGGTGATGAACCATTTCTGAAAACCGAACCTCTGAAAAAATTGATTTCTGTTTTTAATAATGATAAAGAGGAACAAATTTCGTTGGCTTCTTTAAAAATAAAGCTGACAGAAATTGAGGAAATAGAAAATCCAAATAACGTAAAAGTTATTACTGATAATCAAGGTTTTGCTTTGTATTTCAGTCGTTCGGTAATTCCATATCCTCGCGAGACTTCTGTGAAAGCAGAATATTATAAACATATTGGCGTTTATGCTTTTAGAAAAAATGCTTTGCTGAATTTTTCGAAATTAAAAATGCAACCTTTAGAAATTGCAGAAAAAATTGAGTGCATTCGGTACTTGGAATATGGAATGAAAATCAGAATGATTGAAACCGATTTCGTGGGAGTTGGAATTGATGTGCCTGAAGATTTAGAAAAAGCACGGTCGATTTTGAATAAAATGCAGGAAGAATAAGTCCTGAGATGTTTCAAATCATATTTATTTCATTTCTAAAAGTATATATTTGAAAATTATTCCGATTTATAAATAGTGGCAAGGCTTGATTTGTCAAAATAAAATTTAATGTAAGAAAGAGCGTTGATAAGAACGCAATGTTATCGTATGAAAAAATTATTTTTAGTTTTATTAATAGCAGTAGGATCTATAGTTTCAGCGCAAACTGCTAAAGAAATTATCGACAAAAACATAGAATTAACAGGTGGATTAACCAATTGGAAATTGTTAAATTCCGTTTTATTACAAGGAAAAGTTACGTTGGGAATCAATGATGAATATCCGATTAAGATTTATCAACAAAGACCCAATCTTACCAAAACTACCATTACCATTGGTAAAAAGGAAACTGCAGTTGAAGGTTACGACGGAACTAAAGGATATGCGATGAATTACGCAGCCAATAAAATTCAGGAATATCCGAATTATATGGCGGAAAGTTTTGACAATGATTTTATCGATTGGGAAAACAAAGGTTTTGATGCGAAATATCTGGGCAAAGAAAAAGTAGGAGATATTTATTGTCATAAAGTAGAATTGACAAAAAATGTTAATAAAACACTTTACTTTTTTGACTCTAAAACTTACATGCTTTTAAAGGAACTTAAAAAAGATGAAACCTTATTATATTCTGATTATAAAATGGTCGGATCTTTGATGATGCCGTACAGAATCGAATCTTCTTCTCCAAAGAAAGATGGCGATTTCGTAATGATTTTAAATAAAATCGAAACCAACAAGGTATTCCCCGCGAATACTTTTAAATTTTAAAATGAATGAAAAAGCTATTTTTAG is a window from the Kaistella flava (ex Peng et al. 2021) genome containing:
- a CDS encoding antitoxin Xre-like helix-turn-helix domain-containing protein; translation: MSVNKINSNKKTERKTIVSEPAVAYGSTRLSAFVIKDDYSLIKKARHGVDTHVFYSLAEIIKMPEKTLASVINLSPRTISNYRDQNKDLDPNYSEHLLKLINLYNLGEEIFGSLEEFTLWLARPFWNSEEKPIDLINTSGGVDLVAEEIEKLAQGYPL
- a CDS encoding RES family NAD+ phosphorylase, producing the protein MLVYRIVHEKYSKTLFASGLEGRWNSEGKKVLYTAESISLAYLETMNFRKGFGFNNDFKIMVIQLPTIADCLIVESSHLPKSWRDFRNYQNCQEIGDQWFDAAKDLALKVPSAVVPENFNVVINTLHPAYKKVKLIDILGFYPDERLELILKKYK
- the kdsB gene encoding 3-deoxy-manno-octulosonate cytidylyltransferase, coding for MKIIAVIPARYQASRFPGKLMQILGEKTVIATTYQNVVETKLFDEVFVATDSEIIFNEIKNFGGNAVMTGEHETGSDRIAEAVENIECDIVVNVQGDEPFLKTEPLKKLISVFNNDKEEQISLASLKIKLTEIEEIENPNNVKVITDNQGFALYFSRSVIPYPRETSVKAEYYKHIGVYAFRKNALLNFSKLKMQPLEIAEKIECIRYLEYGMKIRMIETDFVGVGIDVPEDLEKARSILNKMQEE
- a CDS encoding histidine kinase, yielding MKKLFLVLLIAVGSIVSAQTAKEIIDKNIELTGGLTNWKLLNSVLLQGKVTLGINDEYPIKIYQQRPNLTKTTITIGKKETAVEGYDGTKGYAMNYAANKIQEYPNYMAESFDNDFIDWENKGFDAKYLGKEKVGDIYCHKVELTKNVNKTLYFFDSKTYMLLKELKKDETLLYSDYKMVGSLMMPYRIESSSPKKDGDFVMILNKIETNKVFPANTFKF